A DNA window from Novosphingobium sp. RL4 contains the following coding sequences:
- the fliR gene encoding flagellar biosynthetic protein FliR, producing the protein MIQLDFGFGALEAEFWRLVFVMTRIGAALVAAPLFGIAGVPPQVRVIGAGAIAVLVCAWTPVMPPPVLLSVAGMLAVMGEILVGLSLGFVLQLSFAAPILAAELIGGSMGMNVATAVDPNSGAQSPALGQYFAVVLSLVFLALGAHLQWFALIVDSYRALPPGQTWLGAARFALIGRFAAHMFATAVTIALPACLILLVVQIVTGVLGRSAPSLNLFSLGLPAGVLGGIAALLVGAPVLTDLVVRLSADAIAQTAQLLAP; encoded by the coding sequence GTGATCCAGCTCGATTTCGGCTTCGGCGCGCTGGAGGCCGAATTCTGGCGGCTCGTCTTCGTGATGACGCGGATCGGCGCGGCGCTGGTTGCCGCGCCGCTGTTCGGTATCGCCGGGGTGCCGCCGCAAGTGCGGGTGATCGGCGCCGGGGCCATTGCCGTGCTGGTCTGCGCCTGGACCCCGGTGATGCCGCCGCCGGTGCTGCTTTCGGTGGCGGGGATGCTTGCCGTCATGGGGGAGATCCTGGTCGGGCTCTCGCTCGGCTTCGTGCTGCAACTGTCCTTCGCCGCACCGATCCTTGCCGCCGAGCTGATCGGCGGTTCGATGGGCATGAACGTGGCCACCGCCGTCGATCCCAATTCCGGTGCGCAGTCGCCCGCGCTGGGGCAATATTTCGCCGTCGTGCTCTCGCTGGTGTTCCTTGCGCTGGGCGCCCACCTGCAATGGTTCGCGCTGATCGTGGACAGCTACCGCGCGCTGCCGCCGGGCCAGACCTGGCTGGGCGCCGCCCGTTTCGCGCTGATCGGCCGGTTCGCCGCGCACATGTTCGCCACCGCCGTGACCATCGCCCTGCCCGCCTGCCTGATCCTGCTGGTGGTGCAGATCGTGACCGGGGTTCTCGGCCGCTCGGCCCCCTCGCTCAACCTGTTCTCGCTCGGGCTTCCGGCCGGCGTGCTGGGCGGGATCGCCGCGCTGCTGGTGGGCGCGCCGGTGCTGACGGACCTCGTGGTCCGCCTTTCGGCCGATGCCATCGCGCAGACCGCGCAGCTGCTTGCGCCATGA
- a CDS encoding flagellar biosynthetic protein FliQ — protein sequence MEDITALLALADRMLWVTALVAAPVLIASLAVGLAVGVVQAATSVNEQTLTFVPKLAITAVVLVIFGGSMMTLVGEFAQEVFAQIARTGQAEQVAR from the coding sequence GTGGAGGACATCACCGCCCTGCTTGCGCTGGCCGACCGGATGCTCTGGGTGACCGCGCTCGTCGCCGCGCCGGTGCTGATCGCCTCGCTTGCGGTGGGCCTTGCGGTCGGCGTGGTGCAGGCGGCGACATCCGTGAACGAGCAGACGCTGACTTTCGTGCCCAAGCTGGCGATTACCGCCGTGGTGCTGGTGATCTTCGGCGGATCGATGATGACGCTGGTGGGCGAGTTCGCACAGGAAGTCTTCGCCCAGATCGCCCGCACCGGGCAGGCCGAGCAGGTGGCGCGGTGA